One Streptomyces umbrinus genomic window, GCCTCCGAGCTCAAGGCGCTCGCCGCCGCCACCGGCGGATCGCTGCAGGTGGACCATGGGGCGCTGGTGGCCTCGCTGCTGTACTACTGGGTGCCGGACTCACGGTGTGCGTTCCGCGAAGCGGAGAAGCTGCCGCCGGGGAGCTGGATGAGGTTCCGGCCCGACGGCCGCGTGGAGCGCGGCCGGTACTGGCACCTGAAGGACGTCGCCGCCGAAGGCCAGGAGCGGGCCCGGAGCGGCGAACAGCCGGATCTGGCCGCCATCGTCGAGGAGTCGACGCGGCGCCACCTGCTCTCCGACGTACCCGTGGCGACCTTCCTCTCCGGCGGCCTCGACTCCAGCTACCTGACCGCGCTGGCGGCCCGCGACCGGCCCGGGATCTCCGCTTACACGATCGGGTTCCGCGCCGAGGACGCCAGGTTCGAGGCGATGCCGGACGACCTGCGCTATGCCCGGCAGGTGGCCGAGCGGTTCGGCGTCGACCTGCACGAGATCGAGATCGCCCCGAACGTGCTCGACCTGCTGCCGCAGATGACGTACAGCCTGGACGAGCCGATCGGCGACCCCGCCGCGATCAACACGTTTCTGATCTGCGAGGCCGCCAGGGAGGCCGGGGTCAAGGTGATGCTCTCGGGGATGGGCGCCGACGAGCTGTTCGCCGGATACCGCAAGCACCTGGCCAACCTGATCGCGCTGCGCTACCAGCGCGTCCCGCGGCCCCTGCGGCGCGGCCTGTCCAGGGCCGTGGACCGGTTGCCGGTCGCAACGGCCCGCCGGGGGTACCGGTCGGTGCGCTTCGCCAAGCGGTTCCTCTCCTTCGCCGATCTGCCGGAGGAGACCGCGTTCCGGCGCAGCTACACCATGTACGACCAGGAGGAGCTACTGGCCCTGGTCAACCCGGACTTGGCCGGGGCGGTCGACGACGTGCTGACCGAGCACGCGGACATCTACCAGGACAACGACCTCGACGACTTCGTCAACCGCATGTGCCTGGGCGACGCCCGGATGTTCCTGCCGGGCCTGAACCTCGCCTACACGGACCGCTCCAGCATGGCCGCGTCGACCGAGGTGCGGGTGCCGTACGTGGATGTCGAGGTGGTCAAGGCGGCGTTCGCCGTGCCCGGCGACCGCAAGATCGTCGGACGACAGGGCAAGGCCGTCCTCAAGGAGGCGGCCACCTCGATCCTGCCCCGGGAGATCGTGTACCGGCCCAAGGGCCTGTTCAGCGCCCCTTTGCGCGCCTGGATGAGCCGGGATCTGGCACCGCTGGTGCGCGAGGTGGTCAACGACGGTGTGCTCGTCAACTCCGGGCTCCTGCGCCGTGACGCGCTGGCGCGCATGGTCGCCGAGGACGCCGCCGGGCAGCGGGACTTCTCCAAGCATCTGTGGCATGTGCTGACCCTCGAGTACTGGTACCGCGACGCGACCTCCGGGTCCGGTCGGAGCGCTCGCTCGGCGGCGTAGAGAACGGCGAAGACGACGAAGACTGCGAAGACGGCTGAGGAACAAGGGGACTTCGGGTGAAGCAGGTTGTTCAGAACTACAAGAGCGGCGAGCTGGCGGTGCTCGACGTTCCGGTGCCGGGGTGCAAGCCGGGCGGTGTCCTCGTCCGCACGGCCTACTCGCTCATATCCACCGGGACCGAGCTCATGAAGGTGTCCGAGGCCGGCATGTCGATGCTGGGCAAGGCCCGCTCCCGCCCTGACCAGGTGGCCAAGGTCATGCAGAGCGTCGCCACCAACGGGGTGCCCGCCACCTACCGCAAGGTGATGGGCAAGCTGGACTCCTACACGCCGCTGGGCTACTCGCTGTGCGGGGTGGTCGAGCAGGTCGGCGCCGGGATCGACGACGTGAAGGCCGGCGACCTCGTGGCCTGCGCCGGCAACGAGCACGCGCTGCACGCCGAGCTGAACTGGGTGCCGAAGAACCTCTACACCCCGGTGCCGGACGGCCTCGCGCCGCGGCACGCGGCCTTCGGCACCGTCGGGTCGATCGCGATGCAGGGCGTCCGCCAGGGAGAGCCGCAGCTCGGCGAGGTGGCGCTGGTCATCGGCCTCGGTCTTATCGGGCAGCTGGTGGTGCAGCTCCTCGCCGCCTCGGGGGTCCGCGTCGTCGGCGTCGACCCCGACCCGGTGCGCTGCGAGCTCGCCGAGCGCCTGGGCGCCGCGGCCTGCGGCGATCCCGCGTCCACGGCCGTGGAGGCCGCCGTCGCCGAACTCACCGGCGGTCACGGCGTCGACCAGGTGTACCTGGCCGCCGGCGGCGGCAGCAACCAGCCCGTCGAGCTGGCCGCCCGGCTCTGCCGGGACCGCGGCCGGGTCGTCGACATCGGCAAGTGCCGCCTGGACCTGCCGTGGAACGCGTACTACGAGAAGGAGCTCGACGTCCGGTTCTCCCGCTCGTACGGCCCCGGCCGCTACGACCCGGAGTACGAACTGGAGGGGCGGGACTACCCGATCGGCTATGTGCGCTGGACCGAGCGCCGCAACCTGGCGTGCTTCCTCGATCTCCTCGCCCGCGGCCGCGTCGACGTGGAGCCGCTGGTCTCCCACGTCGCGGACTTCGACGACGCCGTGGAGACGTACCAGAGCCTCAAGGACGGCGAGTTGAAGGCCGTGGCCGTGCTGTTCCGGTACCCCGAACAGAAGGAAGAGGCGGCTCCTGAGGCCCCGGCGGTGGCCGTGCCCGCGGTGCGGCGCAGCGACAA contains:
- the asnB gene encoding asparagine synthase (glutamine-hydrolyzing); translated protein: MCGIAGTYRWPDGKVVTDRLTETLAHRGPDGTGRYGHPVGDGEVQLGHRRLAIIDLSGTGAQPMVSGGLVLTYNGELYNAPELRGELASAGVRFRGTSDTEVLLEAWRRWGTDCLPRLRGMFAFGIFDERTGDLVLARDQLGIKPLFLLRRGGGLMFASELKALAAATGGSLQVDHGALVASLLYYWVPDSRCAFREAEKLPPGSWMRFRPDGRVERGRYWHLKDVAAEGQERARSGEQPDLAAIVEESTRRHLLSDVPVATFLSGGLDSSYLTALAARDRPGISAYTIGFRAEDARFEAMPDDLRYARQVAERFGVDLHEIEIAPNVLDLLPQMTYSLDEPIGDPAAINTFLICEAAREAGVKVMLSGMGADELFAGYRKHLANLIALRYQRVPRPLRRGLSRAVDRLPVATARRGYRSVRFAKRFLSFADLPEETAFRRSYTMYDQEELLALVNPDLAGAVDDVLTEHADIYQDNDLDDFVNRMCLGDARMFLPGLNLAYTDRSSMAASTEVRVPYVDVEVVKAAFAVPGDRKIVGRQGKAVLKEAATSILPREIVYRPKGLFSAPLRAWMSRDLAPLVREVVNDGVLVNSGLLRRDALARMVAEDAAGQRDFSKHLWHVLTLEYWYRDATSGSGRSARSAA
- a CDS encoding bi-domain-containing oxidoreductase, which codes for MKQVVQNYKSGELAVLDVPVPGCKPGGVLVRTAYSLISTGTELMKVSEAGMSMLGKARSRPDQVAKVMQSVATNGVPATYRKVMGKLDSYTPLGYSLCGVVEQVGAGIDDVKAGDLVACAGNEHALHAELNWVPKNLYTPVPDGLAPRHAAFGTVGSIAMQGVRQGEPQLGEVALVIGLGLIGQLVVQLLAASGVRVVGVDPDPVRCELAERLGAAACGDPASTAVEAAVAELTGGHGVDQVYLAAGGGSNQPVELAARLCRDRGRVVDIGKCRLDLPWNAYYEKELDVRFSRSYGPGRYDPEYELEGRDYPIGYVRWTERRNLACFLDLLARGRVDVEPLVSHVADFDDAVETYQSLKDGELKAVAVLFRYPEQKEEAAPEAPAVAVPAVRRSDKVSAPARAATSPVRLAFVGAGNYATSMLLPHLARRDGVELSAVVTTTALSAANAQRKFGFAEATTDLDAVLDDKSIDAVFVVTRHSSHAELTRRALLAGKTVFVEKPLALTEDELAGVLDAVEESGNDRLQVGFNRRFAPLLQEARKRFGARTGPASLRYLVNAGRLQHGSWYLRQGTEGSRFAGEGGHFIDTASWLLDADPASVYAVSPAGNEDLQVVLGYPDGSTATISYVTTGAAGFPKETLDLIADGKVLRLDDFVRASVYSDGTAGRKQWVSSRLPKVRDKGQNAELAAFVKAVRTGGPMPVPLESLVATTSATLAVQAGLAGGAPVTLARAR